In a single window of the candidate division KSB1 bacterium genome:
- the pstA gene encoding phosphate ABC transporter permease PstA, with product MRKWWRKLSEALGFALLGLAALLVVAVLVLIMYDIVAKGGKAVTWEFITQKPTKGMTAGGIWPAIVGTFWVSLVTVTVSVPLGMCAAIYLNEYARQGRLVRLIRVAIRNLSGVPSIVYGLFGLGLFVLTLNLGLSVLAAGFTLGLLTLPWTITASEEALKTVAFSYREGALALGATKWQTIRTNVLPYAVPGMLTGTILGLARAAGETAPILFTGAAFFWPFLAPFPKVLTTQFMALPYHLFIMSTQHHEIGKVRPLAYGTALVLVMLIFLLNLGAVLIRYRFRRKFRRA from the coding sequence ATGAGAAAGTGGTGGAGGAAGCTCAGCGAAGCCTTAGGTTTTGCGCTCCTTGGGTTGGCTGCGCTGCTTGTCGTGGCGGTGCTGGTCCTCATCATGTACGACATCGTGGCCAAGGGCGGCAAGGCGGTCACCTGGGAGTTCATCACCCAGAAGCCGACGAAAGGGATGACCGCCGGAGGCATCTGGCCGGCCATTGTCGGCACGTTCTGGGTGAGTTTGGTCACCGTGACCGTCTCCGTGCCCCTGGGCATGTGCGCAGCCATCTATCTGAACGAGTACGCCCGGCAAGGGCGGCTTGTCCGACTCATCCGGGTGGCCATTCGCAATCTTTCCGGCGTGCCGTCGATCGTGTATGGACTTTTCGGCCTCGGTTTGTTCGTACTTACGCTCAATCTTGGGCTGTCGGTCCTTGCGGCAGGATTCACCCTGGGGCTGCTCACCTTGCCCTGGACTATCACCGCCAGCGAAGAGGCACTCAAGACCGTGGCCTTCTCCTACCGCGAGGGGGCCCTTGCCCTGGGTGCCACCAAATGGCAGACCATCCGCACCAACGTCCTGCCTTACGCAGTGCCGGGGATGCTCACCGGTACCATTCTGGGACTGGCGCGGGCAGCTGGCGAGACGGCCCCCATCCTTTTCACCGGAGCGGCATTCTTCTGGCCCTTTCTCGCACCCTTCCCCAAGGTCTTGACCACGCAGTTCATGGCCCTGCCCTACCACTTGTTCATCATGTCCACCCAGCACCACGAGATTGGCAAAGTGCGGCCCCTGGCCTACGGCACGGCCCTGGTGCTGGTCATGCTCATCTTCCTC